The Hordeum vulgare subsp. vulgare chromosome 4H, MorexV3_pseudomolecules_assembly, whole genome shotgun sequence genomic interval CCTGCGATCACGTCTCCAGACCATCTGTACACACGCCTCCTGGCTGGACAAAGTCCTCCTGCACGAAAGCATCAAATGTTGACATGTTGCCTTCTGTTGTTAATCTCCAAAAATCTTTCATAGATTTGTAGCTCCAATAATTTTCGTGACAATAATAAACATCCCAAAAAATAGACCAGTTTCCCAAGGGACAAAAATGTCGTCTAAAATGAGGCTAGAACGTCACCGAAGTTGGGAAGGTTGCTGACCCGGGAGGAAATCTACTAATGACTACCGTCACAAATAATTATCTTAGATGACGGTTCATTCTTCGTCATCATGGTGTGAGCCGGTGTATGTCCATGTCTTACTCTTACCTCGCCGGCAATCACGCCAGCACTCGGAGAAACGCACTCAACCGTCAAGCATAGGCACAACAAAGCCAACCAGCTCCGCTTAATATCAGGCTTCACGTGCATGTAATTGTATGAATTTACAGATTTGTAATTAAGGTGTCCCATTGTAAAAATGATTATTTAAGATGTACCCGGTCACCGGTCTGCATAGATTTGAGGGGCTGGATTTGGTgtatccggttgtagatgctctaaacaGCATTAGCCCTGCGCCTCAATTTAGCACGCACACACACAAGGAATATCGCTAAAAAAAATTAATATtgttttttttattctttttgaaaaataatgcgcccatttgaaaatttgaaaatcTGGGCCTGCCTCGGCCCTGGCGTCACCGATAGGATCCTGTCGGCGTCGGCGCGGCCGACAGGGGTCCAGTCGGCCTAGGCAAAGCCGATAAGGGCCTCTCGGCCACGTGGCGGCCGACTACTGGCCAGACCACGTCGACAGGCCAGTCGGCCAAGCCTCTCGGCCCTGGCGTAGCCGATAGGGCtatcggccagggggaggccgactAGTGGCCGCCAgcccctcctcctctcttcctccttcctcctttcttcctccttcctctttcttccttctcctttctaccttatctcctttctttctttctcctcCTACCTTCTCCCCCCACCCAAAAAATCTGCCATTTCCACTTTTTGAACCATACATTTGTTGTGTAAGGAGTAGGGCATCCGAACTATCCTTCTCACTCGCGATGTGGTAGTTTGTGGTGCATGTTGTGAAGctatttttggtggtggtggtggaggttgaggtggaggttgtggtggtggtggtggtggtggtggtgtgggtgtagttggttgttttggtggagttggaggtggtggtgtgggATTAATCTCGGTGTTCATCGTTCGTCGTTCATCGTTTCTGCAcacgcttcaagggtaaaatatttttgttgtttaaatagttttaggtgctccggtagattagtataaatttagttgtttaactgCTTGTAGGTGCTCCgatagattagtataaatttagttgtttaactatTTTTAGGTGCttcggtagattagtataaatttagttgtttaactagttttaggtgctccggtagattagtataaatttagttgtttaactagttataggtgctccggtagattagtataaattaaGTTTAGTAAATGAAGTAGTGTAAATATGTTTAGGTTCTCCGATAGatttggaaaatatatttccGTTTGTCATTCTTCTAAATTTTTTTCTTGTTGAATAATATGTTAGGTCAGCAGAGATGTCTGATTTAGTGACGTTATGTTTGCACTATGGTCGTGGTACCGTTCAAACAAATGAGATGGGAGCTGATCTTAGTGAATTTCAGTACACAGAGGTGGAGGTGTCCTCCCCTAATACATGGTCTGTTACTCAGTTGACAGAATGGCTTGCGCGATGTTTAGGGTTCAATACTGAAACACACACCGTCGAtgttcatgcattatggacccggtccactggtaatattttctggtatttgaagcatatagagcgggACGACCAATGGGTGCGCTTGTTATAATCTTGCGAGCGTAGGGGATGTCATCATGTGGCCTTACTTCTCCCCGTGCTAAAGCCGGTTACTGAACCTGAAGTGGAACGTAGCTCTAAATATGGTGAGAGCAGTGTAGGGATGCATGATTCACAGTCAATTCATGCGTCCCATGCTGGGGATGATTTTTACGAAGCAGGCCAGAGTAGTCAGGCAGAAGGGGGAGATGCAGATGATTATCTCAGCGGTGAGGCGGATGCCGACGAGATAGATGGGCAATGGAGACGTGTAGGCAAAATAGCTAACATAAAATAGCTAACATAAAATCGCGAGTGTAGGCAAAATAGCTAACATAAAACAGCTAACATAAAATTTCAAAGAGGAAAAAAGATGACACTTCCATCAAAAACAGCAAAAATAAATAAGGGgagaaataaggagaagaaatagagaaggagggagaagaaataggtgagaaaggagggagagggggggagtCGCTGCCACTAGTGGCCTATCGGCTTCCCCAAAGCCGAGTGGCCACTAATCGGCCACCTGGAAGCCGATAGGCTCCTGTCGGCTAGGGCGGGGCCGACGGCCTCCTGTCGGCTTGGGCGGGGCCGACAACTCCCACTCGGCCACACCAAGGCCGAAGCAGgtatatttttcaaattttttgatttgatgcattatttttcaaaaagaataaaaaaaatgcaatatttaaaaaaattagcaGGAATATCACCATGCAGTTCTGATTTTTATAGACTCTTCAAGTCCATTGATGCAAACCCAGGCTTCTCTCAAACATTTGCTGCCCCGCAACAGATCCAACATGCTAATCTAGTGGAGTTACATCCAACGGTTTGCTTCTTACACACCAGTCGGCTAGCTCAACCCATGAGCACTAGTCAGCCTTGCAGGCTTTACACACACAAGGGACTGCATGCCTACATTTCCATGATCCTATCAGTCGTTGCGTCAAGCAGAGTCTTGTCCTCTGATCTTGAGCCCGATCCACAAGATGGTAGCGGCGACCTCTGGCCAGGGCAGGGGCTACCGCCATGTGTTGCCAGCTTCCTGCCAATACACAAGATTGTTGTCACAGCTGTAGTGAACAGCAACCTCATTTTCGCCAAAAGAATAATATACACGCTGATGTGCATGAACTTGTACACATaagccctattactcaactcttaACAAACCCTTCCCGTGCATTATACCATTGTCACTATGCGGAACACTAGAGAACCAACATCTCTAGTATGGTATGTAGATTGTAGGATAGCAATCAGAGATCTTTTGATGTAACAGCGCTTGGAAAAGGCAAAACGAGAACCATTTTTCTAACATTTTGGCAGATAATGCAGGGTATATGTCATACAAATTAAGTTGCAAATTCTCTCTATGTACATAATATAGGTCCGGTAGACCATAAAAAACTGTAGTCTGAGGGAATAATCAAGTTGGTGTATGCTCAAACACATAATACGTTTGTATCCAATACAAGTAATCAGGATGTTTctcaaaaggaaacaagatagacGAGATCTACCAACCAAAACATCAACCTAATGCAAGTTGCAACCTACATACTGCAATATCATAACTACATTATACCACTCACATTAAGCAGTACTCAAGGAGCATAACTTACTCATTGCAACCATTATCAACATCACGGAGGTCATTTCTATCAGCAGGCGTATCTGATCCCCTCTTCTTATTGTCGCCATGTTCCTTTAACTGTCTTAGTGATTTCCCACGGTACTCTTCCTTTCTCTGTCCGGAATCTGAGAAGTCACCTCGCTTTCTTGACACGATGCACTATGAACAACATTAGTACTGGAATAGCGTAGCAAGGTTACACTCATTGAGCAGCAGTGAAGAAACATGGCTTACTCTCTTGAACCATTATCAGCATCGCAGTGGTGGCTTCTATCATCAACAGTATATGATCCCCTCTTGTTATCATTATCATGTTCTTCTGATTGTCTTGATGATTTTGCCCTGTGGTCCTCCGTTCCCTTTTGGGCAGCTGAGTAGTCATTTCGACTTCTTAGGAAGGTGGAGTATAAAAAACATTAGTTATGCTATTGGTATAACAAGATCACACCTGTCACACGCTAAAAAAATAAGATTACACTATCATATTTTAGCAACAGAACTTACTCTTTGGAACCATTATCAACATCACGGGGGTCATCTCTATCATTACGAGTATATGATCCCCTACCCTTATGCTCATCATGTTCTTTTGATTGTCTTGGTAAACTTGCCTGGCGCTCTTCCTTTCTCATTCCAGCAGCTGCGTAGTCCTTTCGCCTTCTTGGGACAGTAGAGTATAAAAACTATAAGTTCTGAATAGCATAACAAGATTACACCCGTCACATTTAGTAGCATGAAGGAACACAGCTTACTCTTTGGAACTATTATCAGCATCACGGAGGTCATTTCTATCATCACGAGTATATGATCCCCTCTTCTTATGTTCATCATGTTCCTTTGATTGTCTCGGTAAACTTGCCTGGTGCTCTTCCTTTCTCTTTCCAGCAGCTGGGTAGTCCTTTCGCCTTCTTAGGACAGTATTTGTATAAAAATTATTAATTCTGGATAGCTTAACAAGATTACACCCGTCACATTTAGCAGCATGAAGGAACAAAGCTTACTCTTTGGAACCCTTATCAGCACCACGAAGGTCATTTCTATCGTCACGAGTATATGATCCCCTCTTCTTATGCGCACCATGTTCCTTTGATTGTCTTGGTAAACTTGCCTGGTGCTCTTCCTTTCTCTTTCCAGCAGCTGAGTAGTCCTTTTGCCTTCTTGGGACAGTATAGTATTAGAACTGTTAGTTCTGGATAGCATAACAAGAGTACACCCGACACGTTTAGCAGCATGAAGGAACAGAGCTTACTCTTTGGAACCATTATCAGCATCACGGTGCTCATTTCTGTCATCACAAGTATAGGATCCCCTCTTCTTATGTTCATCATGTTCCTTTGATTGTCTTGGCAAACTTGCCTGGTGCTCTTCCTTTCTCTTTCCAGCAGTTGGGTAGTCCTTTTGCCTTCTTGGGACAGTAGAGTATTAAAAATATTAGTTCAGGAtagcatggaagccatcttcttggtacgacagctgatgaagagatacagggagcaaaagaaggaccttcatatggtgttcattgatttggagaaggcctatgataagatacctcggaatgtcatgtggtgggccttggagaaacacaaagtcccaataaagtacattaccctcatcaaggatatgtatgataatgttgtgacaagtgttcgaacaagtgatggcgacaccgataactttccgattagaatagggctacaccaagggtcagctttgagcccttatctttttgatttggtgatggatgaggtcacaagggatatacaaggagatatcccatggtgtatgctctttgcggatgatgtggtgctagtcgataatagccgaacgggggttaatagaaagttaagagttatggaggcggactctagaatcgaaaggttttaggcttagtagaactaaaactgaatacatgaggtgcagttttagtgctactaggcacgaggatggagaggttagccttggtgggcaggtggtaccggagagagacatgtttcgatatttggggtccatgttgcagaaggatggcgatatcgatgaagacgtgggccaccgaatcaaggctaggtggatgaagtggcgccaagcttctggcgtactctgtgacaagagagtgccacaaaagctaaaagacaggttttataggacagctatccgacctgtgatgttgtatggcgcggagtgttggccaaccaagagacgacatatccaacagttaggtgtagcagagatgcgcatgttgagatggatatgtggccacacaaggaaggatcgggtacggaatgacgatatacgagagagacttggggtagcaccgattgaagagaagctggtccagtatcgtctcagatggtttggacatattcaacggaggccaccggaagcgccggtgcatagcggacagataaagcgtgctgagaatgttaagaggggtcgtggtagaccaaacttgacatgggaggagtccgttaagagagacctgaaggtttggaatatcgacaaagacttagccatggacaggggtgcgtggaagttagctatccacgttccaaagccatgacttggcttcgagatcttatgggtttcaactctagcctaccccaacttgtttgggactgaaaggcttggttgttgttgttgttgttgttgttgtagcataCCAAAAGTACCCCCAAGACATTTAGCAGCATGAAGGAACAGAGCTTACTCTTTGGAACCATTATCAGCATCACGGTGCTCATTTCTGTTACCACAAGTATAGGATCCCCTCTTCTTATGTTCATCATGTTCCTTGGATTGTCTTGGTAAACTTGCCTGGTGCTCTTCCTTTCTCTTTCCAGCAGCTGGGTAGTTCTTTTGCCTTCTTGGGACAGTAGAGTATTAAAAATATTAGTTCTGGATAGCATAACAAGAGTACACCCGAGACATTTACCAGCATGAAGGAACAGAGCTTACTCTTTGGAACCGTTATCAGCATCACGGTAGTCATTTCTGTTATCACGAGTATAGGATCCACTCTTCTtatgttcatcatattcctttGATTGCCTTGGTAAACTTGCCTGGCGCTCTTCCTTTCTCTTTCCAGCAGCTGAGTCATCCTTTCGCCTTCTTAGGACAGTAGAGTATAAAAACTATTAGCTCTTGATAGCATAACAAGATTACACCATCACATTTAGCAGCATGAAGGAACAGAGCTTACTCTTTGGAACCATTATGAGCATCGCGGAGCTCCTTTCCATCAATATGAGTATAGGATCTGTGCTTCTTATCGTTATCATGTTCTTTTGACTGGCTTTGTGAATTTGCTTGGGAAGGCTTTTCCATTCTCTTTTGTGAAGCACAGTCAGGTCCTGCACGCCTCCTGTGAACAACATACACCGTTATTACAGAGGTGCAAATGACCAGAAAGTACTAGCATTaacatatgatcaacatggaaatAAATCTAAACTATGCAAACAATGCATGCACTAATTTACGTCTACCAATACTAAACAGAACACCGTTCAGTAATACAAACAGCAAGCGATACAATGACATTAGAATGAAAATCATATATGCAACAACAGCCTTTTCTGAAGTCTAGTTAAAACAGCATGTTTTCTCCCCAACAGACTATATACTCTGATGCCAGTAAATCACTGAAGCCCAAAAGAAGGTTCCGGTGCATCATAACAATGTTAGAATAGCATATACTCGGAACGAAGCTGAGTTTAGTAGGATATCTTCAATCTACTGAACTGTGACTGTTATACAGGATATGCTGCAGAAAACATCTAAATAAGTATATTCTGACTTATGAACTGTGTCTGGTAGACACCACTAAGGATTAAGATGATGTTTGACATCTCAATGAGTATAACAACAGAAGTTCTGGAATAGCAGATTACCCCAGTCAAATTTAGCAGCAGCGAAGGAACGGAACTTACTCATTGTAGCCATTGTCAGCATCAGTACGGTCAATTCCATCATCAGGGGCATAGGATCTCTTCTTATCCTCACGTTCTTTTGTCGGTTGTGGTGATTCCAaccgacactcctttatcttcgggGAAGCAGAGTAGCCATCTCGCTTTCTTGGGGCAGCAGAGTATGAAGATTGAAAACCATTAATTCTCAAAAGCATAACTAGATTATGTCAATAAAATTTGGCAGCAGGAACACAACTTACTTCTTGTAACAATCAACAGAATTATGCCGCCCATTTATATCATCAGGAGAACAGGACCTCCTATTTTCATCCTCATGTTCAGTGGACTGTTTTGGTGATTTTGCCCAGCGCGCTTCCTTTCTCTTTGGGGAAGCAGAGCAGTCATCTCGCCTTCTTGAGTGTGATCCAGAAGATGGTCTGGGTGACCTCCGGCAGGCATGGGATCCCTCACCGTCAGGTGTTACCGGCTTCCTGTCGACATGCAAATTGCTACTACAAAGATACAAACATAAAAAGAAGGAATGTAAATCGTTTACTCATATAAGACCACATGGAAATAATTCTGAACTatgcacacaactcatatcactaATCCTAAACAGCACACACTATTATACAAATAGTGAGCAGTATAATGGTGCAAAAAAACATAGATGCAATCACAATCTTGTCAGAACTAAGGTGAAATCAGGACTTCTCTAGCAAAAAGATTATATTATATAAGCCGGTGCCAAGGGGCTCTCATTCTCTtctttcccttctctctcctcgtcTCTTTGAGAGTCGCCAGCCCTAGCCtagctcctctcacctcctcctccggcggcTCCGCCAGCCAGAGTGGGCATGGGAATGGAGGCCGGGTTGCTGCTCTGTATTGTAGGGGTAGGGTTTAGTCATCGTGGTTTTCCTTGATGGCGTTTGGCTATATGCCGTTGAGAAGCTTGGCATCGGACCCCCCGAGCTACAACGAGTGGAGGCCCCTACATCTAGCTTTCATCAATGGTGGACGACGGCTGAAAGGGGTGGATCCAGCAACGGCTTCAAAAATAAGCTCATATTGACGACGGATCTAGAGGCTTTTCAAGCTGATCCGAGAGGATGGCGGATCTGGCTCGGGACCTCGCAGAGCCAGCATGCCAAGGGATTATCGGTTGGCAGCAGAGCTTTCTCATCTTCTTCAACTTCCTCTGCGTCAACCTCCATCGCCGGAGCTTCGGATCAAACAAAGAATTGTCTCCGACGAGCGATTTGGGCGACTCGGGTGGAACGCTGGATTCAAACGGATTTGCCGCCGAACTCCGACGTCCCCTTCTTCAACCTCCAGAAGAGAGGCCCTTCTTTCCTTGCCCTATGCTGACAAGGTTGTGGCCAGAGATGGTCGCCAAGGCATCTCCGGCGAGGTAGCCGGACGATTCAGGAATCAATTGCATTTTTGCGTTCTCTCTTGGGGTCCTGAATGTAAAACAGGAAGACTTGCTTGTAATTTCTCTATTCTTTATGGACCTCTGCGCAGTATAATACATACTTATGTTAATTTAGGGACTGTGTGGTTTCAAGCCACAACTTGCCACACTTTGCCACACCTCAACTTAGGCAAGTTTGACCAAGTTAGGTGTGTGTTTAGTTCTTGCCACAACTAAAGCGGAAAAAAAATAGCACTAAGCCCCACATGTCATAGATACAAAAAGTGTGGCAAGATTCCCTAAGGCAAGCCAAAGTGCGGCTAACTATTTGAGCACCCAAAGTGTGGCAATATGTGGCAAATATAGTCACAATCCAAACAGGCCCTTAATGCCAGCTCTTGGAAAACTGATGCCAACTGTACACATGTTCTGGAGAAAAGTACTGGACTCTGAAGGTTCAGGTGAATGGTGCGCTCACTCAGAATTAACATGCATCTAGAAGGATATGTATGTAGCCCTAGCAGGAAAGGAAGAACTTTCAATATGATAATGCTTGGGAAAGGAAGAGTTGACCATTTTCATATATTTTGGCAGACAATATAGTGGTACAGGTTATGAGCACGGAAGAAGGCTAAATAGATCACCCATGAGACTTAATTAATATAAGTCCAGTAGACCATTATACACTCCTGGGCGAGAAAAAAACTAAGTTTGTACACCCAGGGTTGATCACAAACTATATGTTATCCAACACAGAGGATCAGCTGTGGCACACATGATTGACACTGTACACAGAACGCCTGGTAAAGAAATCTCTAAAAAGGATAACTAACAAGTACCAATCTATTGCAGGCTGTAATCGATACACTGAAGTAGTGGGTTAAAAGGATGCAGTCTGAGACACCAATAAGTATAACACAATTAGTCCATTAGTCCTGGAATATCACAACTAGATCATGCCGATGACATttagcagcagtcaaggaacatAACTTATTCTCTGGGACCATTAACTGCATCATGGTGGTCATTTCTATCATGAGGGGCATAGGGTCTCCCCTTTGTATCCTTATTATATTCTTCTGACTCTATTGATGATTTTGCCTGGCACTCTTCCTTAATCTTTGGTGAAGCAGAGCAGTCACCTTGCATTCTTAGGTCAGGAGAGTATGAACATAAGTTCTGCATAGCATAACTAGATCACACCAGTAACTTTTAGTAGCAGTTTAGGAACAGAACTTACTCATTGTGACTATGATCAACATGACGGCAGTCATTTCTATCATCAGGAGTATTTGATCTCCACTTCCTATGTTTATCATGTTCTTTTGACTGTCTTGGTGATTGCTCCCGACGCTCTTCTTTTCCCTTTGGGGGAGCAGAGTAGGCATCTCGCCTTCTTGAGTGTGATCCAGAGGATGATCTGGGTGACTTCTGGTGGGGAGATGATCCCTTACCATCAGTTGTTGCCGGACTCCTGTTAACACACATTATTACTACAATGGTGGATATGCACAAAAGGAATGCAATTAACCATTTGTCCATATGGCAACCATAGAAATAAATCTGAACTATGCACATAGATTATGTAACCAATCCTAAATAGAACACTGTTCAGTAATGCAAACAGTGAGCAGCACAATGGGCATTAAAAAAATCATGGATGCAACCACAACCGTGTCAAAAGAATAGTTAAATGCGATATTTTTTCTCACCAATAGATTATATATGCTGATGCCGATGAACTGTCAACTATGTCCTGGAGATAATTACTAAACTCTACAAAGAAGGCTCTGGGGCATGATATCAGTGTCCCTATAGCGAATAATGTACACTCACTCAGTAGTAACATGTTTCTAGTACTCAGTGGTAACATGTTTCTAGCGAGTCACGTGAACTGGCGCACGGTCTCCCGACGATCGAATACGGCGGGCTGGGCGTTCGAGACCTTGAGCGCACGGGGCTCGCCCTCAGACTCAGATGGCTATGGCTCTCGAGGACGGACACCGACCGTGCCTGGCAGGGCCTCGACCTGCAGTTCACACCTGAGGAGCGCAGACTCTTCTACGCCTCCACATCCATGGTGATCGGGGACGGTTTGACAGCCCTATTTTGGGAAGACCGCTGGCTCCACGGTCAGTCCATTCGCGAGCTCGCGCCCCAGCTCTACCTATGCATCCCCAAAAACCGAAGAAAAGCGCGGACGGTGGCGGAGGGCATCGGCGGCAACGCTTGGGCACATGACATCCACGGAGTCGTAGGCCTGCAAGAGATTGGGCAGTACCTGCGGACATGGCAGCTTGTGATGCACACAACTCTGTCCACCGAGCCGGACAAGCTCGTCTGG includes:
- the LOC123448268 gene encoding serine/arginine repetitive matrix protein 1-like isoform X4 — protein: MTCVQVPRAMARSRSPKGEGDSRRRSPPRRSSGEQGGRKEQGPVSLLVRNIPHNCRSEDLRVPFEKFGPVWDVHMPKDYYSGEPKGFAFIEFSDPHDASEAQYHMNSKLFCGREIKVVPATAKRKRPEDMRRQTGVRVHSGSKRRHLSRHGRSRSRSHSRSPRHGGRDRSRSHSPAPRRRGDYSASPKRKEECQAKSSGQSKEHDNDKKLGPCTPGDRSEHHDTDNDSNERQATPDYSAVPKRKEECQTKSPKQPNEHDVDKKCVSFSPDKNNCRDADNGHNERDDYSTSSKKKGERLARSPRLSKEHGKDKKQRSYSRDDRSDCRDADNGFKESPATTDGKGSSPHQKSPRSSSGSHSRRRDAYSAPPKGKEERREQSPRQSKEHDKHRKWRSNTPDDRNDCRHVDHSHNDSNLHVDRKPVTPDGEGSHACRRSPRPSSGSHSRRRDDCSASPKRKEARWAKSPKQSTEHEDENRRSCSPDDINGRHNSVDCYKKKRDGYSASPKIKECRLESPQPTKEREDKKRSYAPDDGIDRTDADNGYNERRAGPDCASQKRMEKPSQANSQSQSKEHDNDKKHRSYTHIDGKELRDAHNGSKERRKDDSAAGKRKEERQASLPRQSKEYDEHKKSGSYTRDNRNDYRDADNGSKEQKNYPAAGKRKEEHQASLPRQSKEHDEHKKRGSYTCGNRNEHRDADNGSKERQKDYPTAGKRKEEHQASLPRQSKEHDEHKKRGSYTCDDRNEHRDADNGSKERQKDYSAAGKRKEEHQASLPRQSKEHGAHKKRGSYTRDDRNDLRGADKGSKERRKDYPAAGKRKEEHQASLPRQSKEHDEHKKRGSYTRDDRNDLRDADNSSKERRKDYAAAGMRKEERQASLPRQSKEHDEHKGRGSYTRNDRDDPRDVDNGSKESRNDYSAAQKGTEDHRAKSSRQSEEHDNDNKRGSYTVDDRSHHCDADNGSREKRGDFSDSGQRKEEYRGKSLRQLKEHGDNKKRGSDTPADRNDLRDVDNGCNEKLATHGGSPCPGQRSPLPSCGSGSRSEDKTLLDATTDRIMEM
- the LOC123448268 gene encoding serine/arginine repetitive matrix protein 1-like isoform X3 — translated: MTCVQVPRAMARSRSPKGEGDSRRRSPPRRSSGEQGGRKEQGPVSLLVRNIPHNCRSEDLRVPFEKFGPVWDVHMPKDYYSGEPKGFAFIEFSDPHDASEAQYHMNSKLFCGREIKVVPATAKRKRPEDMRRQTGVRVHSGSKRRHLSRHGRSRSRSHSRSPRHGGRDRSRSHSPAPRRRGDYSASPKRKEECQAKSSGQSKEHDNDKKLGPCTPGDRSEHHDTDNDSNERQATPDYSAVPKRKEECQTKSPKQPNEHDVDKKCVSFSPDKNNCRDADNGHNERDDYSTSSKKKGERLARSPRLSKEHGKDKKQRSYSRDDRSDCRDADNGFKESPATTDGKGSSPHQKSPRSSSGSHSRRRDAYSAPPKGKEERREQSPRQSKEHDKHRKWRSNTPDDRNDCRHVDHSHNDSNLHVDRKPVTPDGEGSHACRRSPRPSSGSHSRRRDDCSASPKRKEARWAKSPKQSTEHEDENRRSCSPDDINGRHNSVDCYKKKRDGYSASPKIKECRLESPQPTKEREDKKRSYAPDDGIDRTDADNGYNERRAGPDCASQKRMEKPSQANSQSQSKEHDNDKKHRSYTHIDGKELRDAHNGSKERRKDDSAAGKRKEERQASLPRQSKEYDEHKKSGSYTRDNRNDYRDADNGSKERQKNYPAAGKRKEEHQASLPRQSKEHDEHKKRGSYTCGNRNEHRDADNGSKERQKDYPTAGKRKEEHQASLPRQSKEHDEHKKRGSYTCDDRNEHRDADNGSKERQKDYSAAGKRKEEHQASLPRQSKEHGAHKKRGSYTRDDRNDLRGADKGSKERRKDYPAAGKRKEEHQASLPRQSKEHDEHKKRGSYTRDDRNDLRDADNSSKERKDYAAAGMRKEERQASLPRQSKEHDEHKGRGSYTRNDRDDPRDVDNGSKESRNDYSAAQKGTEDHRAKSSRQSEEHDNDNKRGSYTVDDRSHHCDADNGSREKRGDFSDSGQRKEEYRGKSLRQLKEHGDNKKRGSDTPADRNDLRDVDNGCNEKLATHGGSPCPGQRSPLPSCGSGSRSEDKTLLDATTDRIMEM
- the LOC123448268 gene encoding serine/arginine repetitive matrix protein 1-like isoform X8, with amino-acid sequence MTCVQVPRAMARSRSPKGEGDSRRRSPPRRSSGEQGGRKEQGPVSLLVRNIPHNCRSEDLRVPFEKFGPVWDVHMPKDYYSGEPKGFAFIEFSDPHDASEAQYHMNSKLFCGREIKVVPATAKRKRPEDMRRQTGVRVHSGSKRRHLSRHGRSRSRSHSRSPRHGGRDRSRSHSPAPRRRGDYSASPKRKEECQAKSSGQSKEHDNDKKLGPCTPGDRSEHHDTDNDSNERQATPDYSAVPKRKEECQTKSPKQPNEHDVDKKCVSFSPDKNNCRDADNGHNERDDYSTSSKKKGERLARSPRLSKEHGKDKKQRSYSRDDRSDCRDADNGFKESPATTDGKGSSPHQKSPRSSSGSHSRRRDAYSAPPKGKEERREQSPRQSKEHDKHRKWRSNTPDDRNDCRHVDHSHNDSNLHVDRKPVTPDGEGSHACRRSPRPSSGSHSRRRDDCSASPKRKEARWAKSPKQSTEHEDENRRSCSPDDINGRHNSVDCYKKKRDGYSASPKIKECRLESPQPTKEREDKKRSYAPDDGIDRTDADNGYNERRAGPDCASQKRMEKPSQANSQSQSKEHDNDKKHRSYTHIDGKELRDAHNGSKERKDDSAAGKRKEERQASLPRQSKEYDEHKKSGSYTRDNRNDYRDADNGSKERQKNYPAAGKRKEEHQASLPRQSKEHDEHKKRGSYTCGNRNEHRDADNGSKERQKDYPTAGKRKEEHQASLPRQSKEHDEHKKRGSYTCDDRNEHRDADNGSKERQKDYSAAGKRKEEHQASLPRQSKEHGAHKKRGSYTRDDRNDLRGADKGSKERRKDYPAAGKRKEEHQASLPRQSKEHDEHKKRGSYTRDDRNDLRDADNSSKERRKDYAAAGMRKEERQASLPRQSKEHDEHKGRGSYTRNDRDDPRDVDNGSKESRNDYSAAQKGTEDHRAKSSRQSEEHDNDNKRGSYTVDDRSHHCDADNGSREKRGDFSDSGQRKEEYRGKSLRQLKEHGDNKKRGSDTPADRNDLRDVDNGCNEKLATHGGSPCPGQRSPLPSCGSGSRSEDKTLLDATTDRIMEM
- the LOC123448268 gene encoding serine/arginine repetitive matrix protein 1-like isoform X15; its protein translation is MTCVQVPRAMARSRSPKGEGDSRRRSPPRRSSGEQGGRKEQGPVSLLVRNIPHNCRSEDLRVPFEKFGPVWDVHMPKDYYSGEPKGFAFIEFSDPHDASEAQYHMNSKLFCGREIKVVPATAKRKRPEDMRRQTGVRVHSGSKRRHLSRHGRSRSRSHSRSPRHGGRDRSRSHSPAPRRRGDYSASPKRKEECQAKSSGQSKEHDNDKKLGPCTPGDRSEHHDTDNDSNERQATPDYSAVPKRKEECQTKSPKQPNEHDVDKKCVSFSPDKNNCRDADNGHNERDDYSTSSKKKGERLARSPRLSKEHGKDKKQRSYSRDDRSDCRDADNGFKESPATTDGKGSSPHQKSPRSSSGSHSRRRDAYSAPPKGKEERREQSPRQSKEHDKHRKWRSNTPDDRNDCRHVDHSHNDSNLHVDRKPVTPDGEGSHACRRSPRPSSGSHSRRRDDCSASPKRKEARWAKSPKQSTEHEDENRRSCSPDDINGRHNSVDCYKKKRDGYSASPKIKECRLESPQPTKEREDKKRSYAPDDGIDRTDADNGYNERRAGPDCASQKRMEKPSQANSQSQSKEHDNDKKHRSYTHIDGKELRDAHNGSKERRKDDSAAGKRKEERQASLPRQSKEYDEHKKSGSYTRDNRNDYRDADNGSKERQKNYPAAGKRKEEHQASLPRQSKEHDEHKKRGSYTCGNRNEHRDADNGSKERQKDYPTAGKRKEEHQASLPRQSKEHDEHKKRGSYTCDDRNEHRDADNGSKERKDYPAAGKRKEEHQASLPRQSKEHDEHKKRGSYTRDDRNDLRDADNSSKERRKDYAAAGMRKEERQASLPRQSKEHDEHKGRGSYTRNDRDDPRDVDNGSKESRNDYSAAQKGTEDHRAKSSRQSEEHDNDNKRGSYTVDDRSHHCDADNGSREKRGDFSDSGQRKEEYRGKSLRQLKEHGDNKKRGSDTPADRNDLRDVDNGCNEKLATHGGSPCPGQRSPLPSCGSGSRSEDKTLLDATTDRIMEM